The following coding sequences lie in one Candidatus Alcyoniella australis genomic window:
- a CDS encoding oligosaccharide flippase family protein encodes MNNEGLSRRFVRSTALVAGGTYLNQLLNFAANVALMRLIVPEYFGQMALGLFFLSLCRRAFGLGINAALIHRQDDLDRAYGVHLGLNLLIGVLTLGVVALASPLVAARYDHGVIVALWAFALAGLAEAATHTPRLALEKRLEFKRLMAARVSNTLLVNAVAIVVAIAGYGLEALILRYVLGVLYDLVLVWILAPIRPRLCFDRKLVRWFLRFGAQLWFGGLASFTIYQLDDWFVGTLVGAVALGFYSRSYNTSLLPTSMVSQVVAKVAFPVYARLQNDRAALSAVFGATTRGVALLTLPFSALLFLVAPELVSILFGQTWMPMVPMLRALILFSACRPLFDNTGDLFSAVGRPQTSSRIQVGQALSLALLLWPATYFGQAIGAALAVGVVMLGGVVAAYVILRQAVDVRYRELFTGPLAASLIALGLSFAVVSQLGDPGQWAAGLCKLCCFAILFLLLIALIEGQRLRRDLRDVVRLLQGRPAEVEDV; translated from the coding sequence ATGAACAACGAGGGACTTTCCAGACGCTTTGTACGCTCCACCGCGTTGGTGGCCGGCGGCACGTACCTCAATCAGCTTTTAAACTTCGCGGCCAACGTGGCGCTGATGCGGCTGATCGTGCCCGAGTACTTCGGGCAGATGGCCCTGGGCCTGTTCTTCCTCAGCCTCTGCCGCCGCGCTTTCGGCCTGGGGATCAACGCGGCGCTGATCCATCGCCAGGACGATCTGGATCGCGCCTACGGCGTACACCTGGGGCTCAACCTGCTGATCGGCGTGCTGACCCTGGGCGTGGTCGCGCTGGCCTCGCCCCTGGTGGCCGCGCGTTACGACCACGGGGTGATCGTCGCGCTGTGGGCCTTTGCCCTGGCCGGGCTGGCCGAGGCCGCGACCCACACCCCGCGTCTGGCATTGGAAAAGCGCCTCGAGTTCAAACGGCTGATGGCCGCGCGGGTGAGCAATACGCTACTGGTCAACGCCGTGGCGATCGTCGTCGCCATCGCCGGATACGGCCTGGAAGCGCTGATCCTGCGCTACGTGCTCGGCGTGCTCTACGACTTGGTGCTGGTCTGGATTCTGGCACCGATCAGGCCGCGGCTGTGTTTTGATCGCAAGCTGGTGCGCTGGTTTCTGCGTTTCGGTGCGCAGCTGTGGTTCGGCGGACTGGCGAGCTTCACGATCTACCAGCTCGACGACTGGTTCGTGGGCACGCTGGTCGGCGCGGTCGCACTGGGATTTTACAGCCGCTCGTACAACACCAGCCTGCTGCCCACGAGCATGGTCTCGCAGGTCGTGGCCAAGGTCGCGTTCCCGGTTTACGCCCGGCTGCAAAACGACCGCGCGGCGCTCAGCGCGGTGTTCGGCGCGACCACCCGCGGCGTGGCCCTGTTGACCCTGCCTTTCAGCGCGCTGCTGTTCCTGGTTGCGCCGGAACTGGTCTCGATCTTGTTCGGCCAAACCTGGATGCCGATGGTGCCGATGCTGCGCGCGCTGATTTTATTTTCGGCCTGCCGTCCGCTGTTCGACAACACCGGCGATCTGTTTTCCGCAGTGGGTCGACCGCAGACCAGTAGCCGGATTCAGGTCGGCCAGGCCCTGAGCCTGGCGCTGTTGCTGTGGCCGGCCACGTATTTCGGCCAGGCGATCGGCGCGGCGCTGGCCGTGGGCGTTGTGATGCTCGGCGGAGTTGTCGCGGCCTACGTCATACTTCGGCAGGCGGTTGATGTAAGATATCGGGAGTTGTTCACCGGACCGCTGGCAGCCTCGCTGATCGCCCTGGGATTGAGCTTCGCCGTTGTTTCGCAACTGGGCGACCCGGGGCAGTGGGCCGCGGGGCTGTGCAAGCTTTGCTGTTTCGCGATTTTGTTTCTGCTGCTGATCGCGCTGATCGAGGGGCAACGCCTGCGACGCGATTTACGCGACGTGGTTCGGTTGCTCCAGGGGAGGCCCGCCGAGGTTGAAGATGTTTGA
- a CDS encoding glycosyltransferase family 1 protein: MKVGFDITPHYANRMTGAGRVVAGYARALSRVPDGPELVLIGFKENFVGLDDLPPQRVERRLLKREQLLGPAAEEVGRWRGVRRFGARDRIDLYHANLELTLPGHGIPVVYHLYDLARLDPQVRHSNRSLRARIRTRLRYGLAERSDLIVTISQASRDDIARRLQIDPTRIRVIHPGVEERFFEIPRKRQALVLRRYGLSAGYVLFVGQLGRQKNESVLLEAWERTSSRFPDTKLVFAGDSSNALPGFGLRAARLDTEILGRVADEDLPSLIAGAGVLVLISTNEGFGLPVAEALAAGTPVIVGNRGALPEVAGDAGLIVDSDDVQGLSNALTELLTGPECAARLSELALRRGREFRWERAAAQMIELYRELLQSKAKTR, from the coding sequence ATGAAGGTCGGATTCGACATCACGCCGCACTACGCCAACCGCATGACCGGCGCGGGCCGCGTTGTGGCCGGATACGCGCGGGCTTTATCTCGTGTGCCGGACGGGCCGGAACTGGTGCTGATCGGCTTTAAGGAGAACTTCGTCGGGCTCGACGATCTGCCGCCGCAGCGCGTGGAGCGTCGGCTGCTCAAGCGCGAGCAGTTACTCGGCCCGGCGGCGGAAGAGGTCGGGCGTTGGCGCGGAGTGCGACGCTTTGGCGCGCGCGATCGGATCGATCTCTATCACGCCAACCTCGAGCTGACCCTGCCCGGCCACGGGATCCCGGTGGTCTATCACTTATACGATTTGGCGCGGCTCGACCCCCAGGTGCGGCACAGCAATCGCTCGTTGCGCGCGCGGATCCGAACACGGCTGCGCTACGGGTTGGCCGAGCGTAGCGACCTGATCGTCACCATCAGCCAGGCCAGTCGCGACGACATCGCGAGGCGGCTGCAGATCGATCCAACGCGGATCAGGGTGATCCATCCCGGGGTCGAGGAGCGCTTCTTCGAGATCCCGCGCAAGCGCCAGGCCCTGGTGCTGCGGCGTTACGGACTCAGTGCGGGATACGTGCTGTTCGTGGGGCAGCTGGGGCGGCAAAAGAACGAGTCCGTACTGCTCGAAGCCTGGGAGCGGACCAGTTCGCGGTTCCCCGATACCAAGCTGGTGTTTGCCGGGGACTCGTCCAACGCGCTGCCCGGCTTCGGTTTGCGTGCGGCGCGGCTCGACACGGAGATTCTCGGCCGGGTCGCTGACGAGGATCTGCCCTCGCTGATCGCCGGAGCGGGCGTGCTGGTGTTGATCAGCACCAACGAGGGGTTCGGCCTGCCCGTGGCCGAGGCACTGGCAGCGGGCACCCCGGTGATCGTGGGTAACCGCGGGGCGCTGCCCGAGGTGGCCGGGGACGCCGGGCTGATCGTCGATTCGGACGACGTGCAGGGCCTGTCCAACGCGCTCACGGAACTGCTGACCGGACCGGAGTGCGCGGCGCGGCTCAGCGAATTGGCGTTGCGGCGCGGTCGGGAGTTCCGCTGGGAGCGTGCGGCCGCGCAGATGATCGAGCTTTACCGCGAGCTGCTGCAATCCAAGGCAAAGACGCGATGA
- a CDS encoding class I SAM-dependent methyltransferase, whose protein sequence is MAADHQQHRNQVRDWYSTGHELQRWGTVEGGICGAEAELLQRHMARPGRVLNVGCGGGREALPLAQMGHEVVALDLMPQFLCMARDATREACGGLSLIQADALSIPFADCSFDYVVMVGQLIDQINRREQRLDCLRGLARLLRPGGLLLASTNNIESRLRFRAFFGIINLLRRVYNPRGLEPDDAHVFHVDGRWALLRPRSERPLHHWYRPALFVRDLAQAGFEQLELLPCDQSQHAERGTGCSEIFYVAKRGT, encoded by the coding sequence ATGGCGGCCGACCATCAGCAGCATCGCAATCAGGTGCGCGATTGGTACTCCACCGGACACGAGCTGCAACGCTGGGGAACGGTCGAGGGCGGGATCTGCGGGGCCGAGGCCGAGCTGTTGCAACGCCACATGGCGCGGCCCGGCCGCGTGCTCAACGTGGGCTGCGGCGGCGGACGCGAGGCACTGCCCCTGGCGCAGATGGGACACGAGGTCGTGGCGCTGGACCTGATGCCGCAGTTCCTGTGCATGGCGCGCGACGCAACGCGCGAGGCGTGCGGCGGGCTGTCGCTGATCCAGGCCGACGCGCTGAGCATCCCGTTTGCCGATTGCTCGTTCGATTACGTGGTGATGGTCGGCCAGCTGATCGACCAGATCAACCGACGCGAGCAACGCCTGGACTGCCTGCGCGGGCTGGCGCGGCTGCTGCGACCCGGCGGCCTGCTGCTGGCCTCGACCAACAACATCGAGTCGCGCCTGCGCTTTCGTGCGTTCTTCGGGATCATCAATCTGCTGCGCCGGGTCTATAACCCGCGCGGACTCGAGCCCGACGATGCCCACGTGTTCCACGTTGACGGCCGCTGGGCGCTGCTGCGTCCGCGCTCCGAGCGTCCGCTGCACCACTGGTACCGTCCCGCCCTGTTCGTCCGCGACCTGGCCCAGGCCGGGTTCGAGCAGCTCGAACTTCTGCCTTGCGACCAATCACAGCACGCGGAACGCGGCACGGGTTGCAGCGAGATCTTCTACGTGGCCAAA
- a CDS encoding peptidoglycan bridge formation glycyltransferase FemA/FemB family protein, whose amino-acid sequence MTELLLAAGRDDKAWRAVLTGFERADVYDDPAYARVTAQQIEGGTAHLVSYEGSEGRALSVLCLRPVESLPCAAALDQDVRSRLHDAVTPYGYGGPRLQPVKGQGDALREHFAALLARFCQEHGVVSEFVRFNPLYEPDDCGLYRVQPRGRVWLVDLQRSPDELLARCSAACRRAIRRAESAGLWARSIDPRENVERFGALYRQTMERLGAAQSYLFPDEYFRGLLDLDQRLLLLEVGQRDQCAALALFLVGPRAVHYHLGASHAELLGLRPNNLLFFHAMLHARRAGLCWLHLGGGMGGRKLSDPVDEGDGLDRFKAGFGGATLGFYGGERVWDERSFDLLCGSGGADTGYFPPYRGR is encoded by the coding sequence ATGACTGAGCTGCTGTTGGCCGCGGGGCGCGACGACAAAGCCTGGCGCGCGGTTTTGACAGGCTTTGAACGGGCCGACGTGTACGACGATCCGGCCTACGCCCGCGTTACGGCCCAGCAGATCGAGGGCGGCACGGCCCACCTGGTGAGCTACGAGGGGTCCGAGGGCCGGGCGTTGAGTGTGCTGTGCCTGCGGCCCGTTGAATCGCTGCCCTGTGCCGCAGCCCTTGACCAGGACGTGCGCTCGCGGCTGCACGATGCGGTCACGCCCTACGGCTACGGCGGGCCGCGCTTGCAACCCGTAAAAGGGCAGGGCGACGCGTTGCGCGAGCATTTCGCCGCGCTGCTCGCGCGGTTTTGCCAAGAGCACGGCGTGGTCTCGGAGTTCGTGCGCTTCAACCCGCTGTACGAGCCGGACGACTGCGGACTATACCGGGTGCAGCCGCGGGGCCGGGTATGGCTGGTGGATTTGCAGCGTTCGCCGGACGAGCTGCTGGCGCGCTGTTCTGCGGCCTGCCGCCGGGCGATCCGCCGCGCCGAGTCCGCCGGGCTGTGGGCGCGCAGCATTGATCCGCGCGAGAACGTCGAACGCTTCGGCGCGCTGTATCGCCAAACCATGGAACGGCTGGGCGCGGCCCAAAGCTATTTGTTCCCGGACGAGTATTTTCGCGGGCTGCTCGATCTGGACCAGCGGCTGTTGCTGCTCGAGGTCGGGCAACGCGACCAGTGCGCGGCCCTGGCCCTGTTCCTGGTCGGACCGCGGGCCGTGCATTACCACCTCGGGGCCTCTCACGCGGAGCTGCTGGGGTTGCGGCCGAACAATCTGTTGTTCTTCCACGCCATGCTTCACGCCCGGCGAGCCGGGTTGTGCTGGCTGCACCTGGGCGGCGGAATGGGCGGTCGCAAGCTATCGGATCCGGTGGACGAAGGCGACGGGCTGGACCGCTTTAAGGCCGGATTCGGCGGCGCGACGTTGGGTTTCTACGGCGGAGAGCGCGTCTGGGACGAGCGCTCCTTTGACCTGTTGTGCGGGTCGGGGGGCGCTGATACCGGCTATTTCCCGCCGTACCGGGGGAGATGA
- a CDS encoding sugar transferase, with translation MRLLYIDQYFSTHDGVSGTRSFDLASRMVAQGHEVTLLTSASRYWMPGGGRGLIRRQRIAGIDVVVLGVDYAPQMGALRRAWAFGLFSVAGSLIAPLLGRFDAVFSSSTPLSVGLPGVLGARLLGVPHVFEVRDLWPAVPAALGALGPGIVLGAAKKLERWIYANSARLVALSPGMAQGIQRCGVDPRRIEQIPNTCNTELFANAEPNEAFTGPDLQSKQVVLYAGAMGAANGLDALLDLALQFKDQGNDNALFVLAGDGPQRQRLENRARALELGNVRFVGPLPRSAMPAMFAASAVTLTLFADNTALNDNSPNKLFDSLAAGRPSLVNRPGWTEQLLNEAGAGFRLPTEDPPLAAQMLVKLLDDQQRLESMGRSAANLAAGELNVERAAQRLEAQLQRAIAGNVQRRIQLVIKGVLDRLLAAAGLAVLWPLLLAIALAIRIESPGPALFRLQRAGRYGFAFRPLKFRTMISGAAAMGAGLNVEHDDQRITRVGRVLRRLSLDELPQLIDVLCGSMSLVGPRPMLIEQAASLDQRQQRRLELRPGISGWAQVNGRNALSWTQRIERDLEYVERFSLLMDLRILLRTVRVALAGEGLYEAQAGADDPFNRFEGRDD, from the coding sequence ATGAGGCTGCTCTACATCGACCAGTATTTCTCGACCCACGACGGGGTCTCGGGTACGCGCAGCTTCGATCTGGCATCGCGTATGGTGGCCCAGGGCCACGAGGTGACGTTGCTCACCAGCGCCAGTCGCTACTGGATGCCCGGCGGCGGACGCGGGCTGATTAGGCGGCAGCGGATCGCGGGGATCGACGTCGTGGTTCTGGGCGTGGACTACGCGCCGCAGATGGGAGCGCTACGCCGCGCCTGGGCCTTCGGGCTGTTCAGCGTCGCGGGCTCGCTGATCGCGCCGCTGTTGGGGCGCTTCGACGCGGTGTTCTCATCGAGCACGCCGCTGAGCGTAGGATTGCCCGGAGTGCTCGGCGCGCGGCTGCTCGGGGTTCCGCACGTGTTCGAGGTGCGCGATCTGTGGCCCGCGGTGCCCGCGGCATTGGGTGCGCTGGGGCCCGGGATCGTGCTTGGGGCGGCCAAAAAATTGGAACGTTGGATCTACGCCAACTCCGCGCGGCTGGTGGCGCTCTCGCCGGGCATGGCCCAGGGCATACAGCGTTGCGGAGTCGATCCGCGGCGCATCGAGCAGATCCCCAATACCTGCAACACGGAGTTGTTCGCCAATGCAGAGCCTAACGAGGCTTTTACTGGACCGGACCTTCAAAGCAAGCAAGTTGTGCTCTACGCCGGGGCAATGGGCGCGGCCAACGGCCTGGACGCGCTGCTCGATCTGGCACTGCAATTCAAAGACCAGGGCAACGACAATGCGCTGTTCGTATTGGCGGGCGACGGGCCGCAACGGCAACGACTCGAGAATCGCGCCCGTGCTCTGGAGCTTGGCAACGTGCGCTTTGTCGGCCCACTACCACGCAGCGCCATGCCCGCAATGTTCGCAGCAAGTGCGGTAACGCTGACCCTGTTCGCCGACAACACGGCGTTGAACGACAACAGCCCCAACAAGCTTTTCGACTCGTTGGCAGCCGGACGGCCGAGCCTGGTCAATCGGCCGGGTTGGACCGAGCAACTGCTGAACGAGGCCGGGGCCGGGTTCCGTCTGCCCACAGAGGATCCGCCGCTGGCCGCACAGATGCTGGTCAAGCTGCTCGATGATCAGCAGCGGTTGGAGAGCATGGGCCGCAGCGCCGCAAACCTTGCCGCGGGCGAGCTCAACGTGGAGCGCGCTGCACAAAGGCTCGAGGCGCAGTTGCAGCGGGCGATCGCGGGCAACGTGCAACGCCGTATTCAATTGGTGATCAAAGGCGTACTCGATCGGCTGCTCGCGGCAGCGGGTCTGGCCGTGCTCTGGCCGCTGCTGCTGGCCATTGCCCTGGCGATCCGCATCGAGAGCCCGGGTCCCGCACTGTTTCGGCTCCAGCGCGCGGGACGTTACGGATTCGCGTTTCGGCCGCTGAAGTTTCGCACGATGATCAGCGGCGCAGCGGCCATGGGAGCGGGACTCAACGTGGAGCACGACGATCAGCGGATCACGCGCGTGGGGCGCGTGCTGCGGCGGCTGAGCCTGGACGAGCTGCCGCAGCTTATCGACGTGCTGTGCGGATCAATGAGCCTGGTCGGCCCGCGGCCGATGCTCATCGAGCAGGCGGCGAGCCTCGACCAGCGACAGCAGCGGCGGCTGGAGCTGCGTCCGGGAATCAGCGGCTGGGCCCAGGTCAACGGCCGCAACGCGCTGAGCTGGACCCAGCGCATCGAACGCGACCTGGAGTACGTGGAACGCTTCTCGTTGCTGATGGACTTGCGAATTTTATTGCGCACCGTGCGCGTGGCCTTGGCCGGCGAGGGGCTGTACGAGGCGCAGGCCGGGGCCGACGATCCGTTCAACCGCTTCGAGGGGCGCGATGACTGA
- a CDS encoding glycosyltransferase family 4 protein produces the protein MVSVKVWHATDAFYPRIGGVERVVQDLTQSQRDLGFEVLVATRAEQGSPAREQCNGIDVVRVPFTARPTPLAYASTIRGFERTLRELAREHGAPDLIHTHLTLSGLGAARAARAIGVPLVATFYGPWHAEFLAECGPLRERGRVYAAYLDLLAASQRRMQAKLMRSANQRVALSEFSATALRELCDVGCTIVPGSVDLERFTPRLEARKRLGWPAQRTTLLSVRRLARRMGLERLIDAVAHLARGGHDLDLVIAGQGELRHELERRATDSGVADRVRFAGMLSQTQLPLALSAADLFVLPSIAHEHFGLVILESIACGTPVVGSDVGAIPELLGGFDPTLVARGSDPDALAATIAKALPELERLAGMCGAAWRERLAQRYSPQAVAQSMAQVYAEARA, from the coding sequence GTGGTATCTGTGAAGGTCTGGCACGCCACGGACGCGTTTTATCCGCGCATCGGCGGGGTCGAGCGCGTGGTCCAGGATTTGACACAATCCCAGCGCGATTTGGGCTTCGAGGTGCTGGTCGCAACGCGGGCCGAGCAGGGCAGCCCGGCGCGCGAGCAATGCAACGGGATCGACGTTGTACGCGTGCCGTTCACCGCACGTCCCACGCCGCTGGCCTACGCCTCGACGATCCGTGGGTTCGAGCGCACCCTGCGCGAGCTGGCGCGCGAGCACGGAGCGCCGGACTTGATTCACACGCACCTGACCCTCAGCGGACTGGGCGCTGCGCGCGCTGCGCGGGCAATCGGCGTACCGCTGGTTGCCACGTTTTACGGGCCGTGGCACGCGGAGTTCCTTGCCGAGTGCGGGCCGTTGCGCGAGCGGGGCAGGGTCTACGCCGCGTACCTCGATCTGTTGGCGGCCTCCCAACGCCGGATGCAGGCCAAGCTGATGCGATCGGCGAACCAACGCGTGGCGCTCTCCGAGTTCTCGGCAACGGCGTTGCGCGAACTGTGCGACGTGGGTTGCACTATCGTGCCCGGCAGTGTGGACCTCGAGCGCTTTACGCCGCGACTCGAGGCGCGCAAGCGTCTGGGCTGGCCCGCGCAGCGCACGACATTGCTCAGCGTGCGACGTCTTGCACGGCGCATGGGGCTCGAGCGCTTGATCGACGCCGTGGCTCATCTGGCGCGCGGTGGCCACGATCTAGACCTGGTGATCGCCGGGCAGGGCGAATTGCGCCACGAGCTCGAGCGCCGGGCCACGGACAGCGGCGTTGCCGACCGTGTGCGGTTCGCCGGGATGCTTAGCCAGACGCAGCTGCCCCTGGCGCTGAGCGCCGCGGATCTGTTCGTGCTGCCCTCGATTGCCCACGAACACTTCGGCCTGGTGATCCTCGAGTCCATCGCCTGCGGCACGCCCGTGGTTGGTTCCGACGTGGGCGCGATCCCCGAGCTGCTCGGCGGGTTCGACCCAACGCTGGTTGCACGTGGTAGCGATCCGGACGCGCTGGCCGCGACCATTGCCAAGGCGTTGCCCGAACTTGAGCGCCTGGCCGGGATGTGCGGCGCAGCGTGGCGCGAGCGGCTGGCCCAGCGCTACTCGCCGCAGGCAGTGGCGCAATCGATGGCGCAAGTCTATGCCGAGGCCAGGGCCTGA
- a CDS encoding radical SAM protein codes for MSERWGGKVIFFPGRSPGAAARLGRYVELLRCVPTSELAIKAAARLAARVAPRLLPFPRYLHVEITNRCNMRCVMCPREQMDRPTGLIDQGLFRRIVDQAAQHANLIEGVALMGLGEPLLHPQFVELTKLAADAGAPHLYTSTNAALLDQAMARRLLESQALERIIFSLDGTKPETYEAIRRHGDFAAVTSNIRGFLAAKAACGASLPRTTLQILVMDSTSDELEPFLEQWVPLLGPTDDILVKEVDTFGGQVEDRRVVDRTPAKRFACRQLYKDMSISWDGRVTVCCKDVLYRLEVGNVRDSTLEQLWRCAGWQRIRELHEQGRWDELTPCDGCNEWYL; via the coding sequence GTGAGCGAACGTTGGGGCGGCAAGGTAATCTTCTTTCCCGGCCGATCACCCGGCGCGGCGGCCCGGCTGGGGCGCTACGTCGAGCTGCTGCGCTGCGTTCCCACAAGCGAGCTGGCGATCAAGGCCGCGGCCCGGCTGGCCGCCAGGGTCGCGCCAAGGCTGTTGCCGTTCCCGCGCTATCTGCACGTCGAGATCACCAACCGCTGCAACATGCGCTGCGTGATGTGCCCTCGCGAGCAGATGGATCGGCCCACGGGCCTGATCGATCAAGGTCTGTTTCGCCGCATCGTGGATCAGGCGGCGCAGCACGCGAACTTGATCGAGGGCGTGGCGCTGATGGGCCTGGGCGAGCCGCTGCTTCATCCGCAGTTCGTCGAGCTGACCAAACTCGCGGCTGACGCGGGCGCGCCGCATCTCTACACCAGCACCAACGCGGCGCTGCTCGACCAAGCAATGGCAAGGCGGCTGCTCGAGTCCCAGGCGCTGGAGCGGATCATTTTTTCGCTGGACGGCACCAAACCCGAGACCTACGAGGCGATCCGCCGCCACGGCGACTTCGCGGCGGTGACCTCCAACATTCGCGGTTTTCTTGCGGCCAAGGCCGCGTGCGGCGCGAGCCTGCCGCGCACCACGTTGCAGATTTTGGTGATGGACAGCACCAGCGACGAGCTCGAACCGTTTTTGGAGCAATGGGTGCCGCTGCTGGGTCCCACGGACGACATCCTGGTCAAGGAGGTCGATACCTTCGGCGGCCAGGTCGAGGATCGGCGGGTGGTCGACCGCACTCCGGCCAAACGCTTCGCCTGCCGACAACTCTATAAGGACATGTCGATCTCGTGGGACGGCCGCGTGACCGTCTGCTGCAAGGACGTGCTCTACCGGCTTGAGGTCGGCAACGTGCGCGACTCGACCCTTGAGCAGCTCTGGCGCTGCGCGGGTTGGCAGCGCATCCGAGAGCTGCACGAGCAGGGGCGCTGGGACGAGCTTACGCCCTGCGACGGGTGCAACGAGTGGTATCTGTGA
- a CDS encoding glycosyltransferase family 9 protein — MDLAAGRFKRIGVLKADGLGDLILALPAINCLRRAFPESKIELLVDSRLLELARALPDADSAVAFDAPWLHGERLGGRIGALRDLAAAVRESAALRRQRYDLLVNLRPDMRDALLCGLSGARRRLSFGYHGLGMLLTDAVIEPDTQLHESQRLLYLLEQAGLDCAGALPRLPRDEQAAALVADLLGATNVSDGYVVLQPFAPLAAKNWPADRFVELARALCERGLRVVWIGDDLQHQRVAELAAQVQGSLDLSGGPGLLELIELLAGAALFVGPDSGPAHLAGLLGAPCLALFSGTNLSQRWRPLGQKVEVVETPIDCAPCAGRCTRPQNECMTRISVQQVIERALALLGHDRGTLR; from the coding sequence ATGGATCTTGCGGCGGGCCGGTTTAAGCGCATCGGCGTGCTCAAGGCCGACGGCCTGGGCGACTTGATACTAGCTTTGCCCGCGATCAACTGTTTGCGTCGCGCGTTCCCCGAATCGAAGATCGAGCTGCTGGTGGATTCGCGGTTGCTCGAGCTGGCCCGGGCGCTGCCTGACGCGGACAGCGCGGTTGCGTTCGACGCCCCCTGGTTGCATGGCGAACGTCTTGGCGGACGCATCGGCGCGTTGCGCGACCTTGCTGCGGCGGTACGCGAATCAGCCGCGTTGCGCAGGCAGCGCTACGATCTGCTGGTCAATCTGCGGCCGGATATGCGCGACGCGCTGCTTTGCGGTTTGAGCGGGGCGCGACGCAGGCTGTCGTTTGGTTACCACGGTCTGGGGATGCTGCTGACCGATGCGGTGATCGAGCCCGATACACAACTGCACGAGTCGCAACGGCTGTTGTACTTACTTGAACAGGCGGGGTTGGACTGCGCTGGAGCGCTACCGCGTTTGCCCCGAGACGAGCAGGCTGCCGCATTGGTCGCGGATTTGCTAGGCGCTACGAATGTGTCCGATGGCTACGTGGTGCTTCAGCCCTTTGCGCCGCTGGCGGCCAAAAACTGGCCGGCCGATAGGTTCGTCGAGCTCGCACGCGCGCTTTGTGAGCGCGGCCTGCGCGTGGTCTGGATCGGCGACGATTTGCAACATCAGCGCGTGGCCGAATTGGCAGCGCAGGTTCAGGGCTCGCTCGATCTATCCGGCGGACCGGGATTGCTCGAGCTGATCGAGCTGCTGGCGGGCGCGGCGCTGTTCGTGGGGCCGGATTCGGGACCGGCGCATTTGGCGGGCTTGCTTGGCGCACCGTGTTTGGCGCTGTTCAGCGGCACCAACCTCAGCCAACGCTGGCGGCCGCTGGGGCAAAAGGTCGAAGTCGTGGAAACGCCGATCGACTGCGCGCCCTGCGCCGGTCGGTGCACGAGGCCTCAGAACGAGTGCATGACGCGGATCAGCGTGCAGCAGGTTATCGAGCGCGCGTTGGCGCTGCTCGGGCATGATCGCGGGACTTTGCGATGA
- a CDS encoding methyltransferase domain-containing protein, whose protein sequence is MFESLDLGCGRNKLPGALGVDLDPTCEPDLVLDLDQQPWPLADSSFTQVRARHVIEHVRNAAGFLSEVWRVSRPDAQIEIVTPHFSNPMAFCDPTHRRALSARFIEFYVDPQAHSAFRNAARAAAHLAFESEFDLPQLPGSVRFRVLRRHLTFPRIWRFCGVAWLANRWLSFYEFYLSGIFRARDIELDLEVLKDFP, encoded by the coding sequence ATGTTTGAGTCGCTCGATTTGGGATGCGGACGCAATAAGCTGCCCGGCGCGCTGGGCGTGGACCTCGATCCGACCTGTGAACCGGACTTGGTGCTCGACCTGGATCAACAGCCCTGGCCGCTGGCCGACTCGAGCTTTACGCAAGTGCGCGCCCGGCACGTGATCGAGCACGTGCGCAACGCGGCCGGGTTTCTATCCGAGGTCTGGCGCGTGTCGCGTCCCGACGCGCAAATCGAAATCGTCACCCCGCACTTCTCCAACCCGATGGCGTTTTGCGATCCGACCCACCGCCGCGCGCTCTCCGCGCGCTTCATCGAGTTCTACGTTGATCCGCAGGCCCATAGCGCGTTTCGCAACGCGGCGCGCGCCGCGGCGCATCTGGCGTTCGAAAGCGAGTTCGACCTGCCGCAGCTTCCCGGGTCCGTGCGCTTTCGCGTGCTGCGCAGACACCTGACCTTCCCGCGCATCTGGCGGTTTTGCGGCGTGGCCTGGCTGGCCAACCGCTGGCTGTCGTTCTACGAGTTCTACTTAAGCGGGATCTTCCGCGCGCGCGACATTGAGCTCGATCTCGAGGTGCTCAAGGATTTTCCGTGA